The Litoribacterium kuwaitense genomic interval ATCGAATCGTTGTATTACAGGAAGGTCAAGTGACAGAGATTGGAAATCATGATGAGCTGCTTGTGCGGAATGGATTTTATGCGAGTCTGCACAAGAGTGCTGTGGAAGGCTTGCCGTTAATAGAAAAAGCCCATGGCTAATTGCTGTGTAAGGCTACGGGGATAAGGAAAAGAGCTGACGGTGCGAAAACATTCAGCGCCAGCTCTTTTTATATAGTTTGATAAATCGGGCCCTAAGCCTATCAAGTTAAGTATGTCAATTTATTTAATTATCGTCCAAGTCGCCCGAGGCCAATGGCTATCATCAACCCGACAAGGAGTGAGATGAAGCTTCCCGAAATTGCAAGAACACCGCCAGACAGACCTGGAAAGATCACTACTCCAGAACCGAGTACAAGCCCTATAATAATGGAATATGTCGCTGTGTGGTAATGATGTAACAAATAGCGCATGACACGACTTGTTAGGAGTATGCCAATCACTAGACCAATGCCAATCGTTGCGATCACAGGGATATAAAGCGTTTTAACTGCTAAAATAACAGTCGGATACAGCCCAATTAACAGTAATATAAAGGACCCGCTAATTCCAGGCAAAACGAGCGCCGTACTGGCCAGCCAGCCGGCAAGAAATAAGGTCATATACTCTTCACTTGAAAGAGCTAGGGATGTCGGTGCGGCCCCTTCTTCTGGCTGAAACAATCCGAGCACCATTACAATAGTAAAACCAATGAGTAACAGTCCATAATGCTTTAGTTGGAACGTTTGCTTTGCATTCACTTCTCTCCATAAAAATGGCAGAACGCCAAAAATTAGGCCAATAAACAAGAAGTACGTTTGTTGAGGATATGTTCTAAGTAAAAAATCCATCACTGAACTCAAACTGAAAATGGCTGTCACAATCCCTACGCCAAGTGGCAGTAAGAACGATAGATGACGTTTCCATTCATGAGAAAAAATCCCCGAAATCGCATCCATTAAACGATCATAAATCCCGAGAACGACAGCCAACGTACCGCCGCTTACGCCAGGAATTAAATCGCTTATTCCCATAATTAAACCTCGCCAAAGGTTTTTCCATTCCATTCTCGTACACCTCTTTTGAACAAGCATCTTTACTATTTTAGCGTAATACTTTTAGAATTGCAGTACGTCTTAAGTCTCAACCGATCAATGGCGTGAAGTTGTCGTATGAAGCTTTTATTCTACACGTTTGCTAACGTTGCTCCAAAATGATTTGTATCCGATCTTTTTGAGCGAAAAAGGAAAAACAGTCATTGGTCGTCTGCGTTTATGCATGCTAGACTAATAGAAATGAATGAAAAAGGAAGGTATCATTGTGACAATAACCAATATGGACGAACTACAACAGTCCTTGCAGCGCATTTATGGATACCGTGAATTTAGGCAAGGACAGCATCAAGTCATTCAGCAAGTACTTGAACATAAAAATACGTTAGCGATCATGCCAACAGGCGGCGGTAAATCATTATGTTACCAA includes:
- a CDS encoding DUF368 domain-containing protein, which encodes MEWKNLWRGLIMGISDLIPGVSGGTLAVVLGIYDRLMDAISGIFSHEWKRHLSFLLPLGVGIVTAIFSLSSVMDFLLRTYPQQTYFLFIGLIFGVLPFLWREVNAKQTFQLKHYGLLLIGFTIVMVLGLFQPEEGAAPTSLALSSEEYMTLFLAGWLASTALVLPGISGSFILLLIGLYPTVILAVKTLYIPVIATIGIGLVIGILLTSRVMRYLLHHYHTATYSIIIGLVLGSGVVIFPGLSGGVLAISGSFISLLVGLMIAIGLGRLGR